The stretch of DNA GGGATTTAGCGGGCCTGGCTGTAGTGGTCGGGCTCTAACCTCCTGCCAAATTTGGATTTCATCGTCCGACTTTATCTGTCTGAGGCTGGTGTAGACCCTTGACTACCCGGCCTCTTTTGCCGTTTGATGCACAGCATGATCTTGCACAGCCGTAGTTCACACACATTGCCCGTGGGGGTTGGCCTATGAACGTTTTTGGTGTGGGTTTGCCAGAGATGGCGCTGATTCTGGTGCTGGCCCTGCTGGTGTTTGGACCCAAAAAGCTGCCCGAAATTGGTCGCAGCCTGGGCAAAGCCATCAAGGGCTTCCAGGATGCCTCGCGGGAGTTTGAGGAGGAGTTCAAGAAAGAAGCCCAGCAGATCGAGAAGGCCGTCGCCGCGCCTATGAAAGCCACGCTGGAACCCGACTCACAAAAGGTGCTAACCCCGCCAGAACCCGCCGCTGAGGTCCAGCCTGCCGCTGCTATGGAAACCTCCACGGCAGACATTCCTGGATCCGAAGCCTCTCCCCCGGCCCCCGTCGAGGTTGGTGACGCCAGCGGTGCCGAGACGGCTGCCGAGGCATCCGAAAACGACTCTCCAGCCTAGGGCGATCTGGACATCACTGAGCTATGGCTGAAGCACCATCTTCTCCGTTGCCCTGCCTGATTGTGGGGCTGGGCAACCCAGGCGACAAGTACGCCGGCACTCGCCACAACATTGGCTTTGAGGTCGTCGATCGCCTATCCAAGCTCTGGGCCGTGTCCCTCAAGCAGGAGCGTCGGTTTCAGGCTGAGTACGGCACGGGGTTTGGCCCCAGTCGGGAGAAGGTGTACCTGCTCAAGCCCCTTACCTACATGAATCGCTCCGGGCAGTCGATTCGGGCGGCGATGGACTGGCTCAAGCTGTCTCCAGCGCAGGTGCTGGTGGTCTACGATGATATGGACCTGCCGGTGGGGCGGCTGCGGCTGCGGCTGTCGGGGTCTGCCGGTGGGCACAATGGCATGAAGTCCGCGATCGCCCATCTGGGCACCCAGGACTTTCCTCGTCTGCGGGTCGGGATTGGGGCCGCCACCCGGGCTGGCGAAAGTGACAAAGGCGTGGTGTCCCACGTGCTGGGCAACTTTTCCAAAGTTGAGCGCGCCACTATGGATGCCGTGGTGGATACCAGCCTCCGTGCCCTGGAGAAAGCGCTTACCGACGGCGTTGAGAAGGCCATGAGCCTCTACAATCCCCTCGACTTAAGCGACGGTTCTTGAGCGACGGTTGATAGGGCTGAACTACCGCTCAACGGACAGTGGCCGGGCTTCGGCAGGAGCAGGTTGCCCGTACCGAGCCAGCTGGTCGCGGTAAGGTGTCAGCATCGAATCGTCCCGCAGGAACAGCTCCAGCCGTACGCTGCTGCACTGCCTCAACAGAGTCGTTTCTAACCCCAGTAGCACCTGAATGGCCATCTCAGACGATTCAAACTGGTGCACGGTGGCCTTGAGGCCGGTTTCCTGATTCAAAGAAATATAGACTCTGATTTTTTCGCAGTGATTGTCCAGGGTCGTCGCCGACTCTAAAAAACTGATCGCATCGCGGATGGTGGTCAGATTACCGCTCGCCGTGAGGGCATCGGCCCTGGAGTCTATGCTGTTGTCGAGGCTACGGTCGGAGGCAAAGGCATTGCCCAGGACGCGGGGTTCGCCTAGCTTAACTTCGACGGGGGGTGTGCCACTGCCGACGGTTTCAACCACCAGCTTTTCTCGCCGGATCGGCACCTCTACCACTTCGGTTTCAACCACTCGGCGCACGCTCACCTCACCAACTTTCACTCGTCGGCGATTGACCACTAGGCGTTCTTCAACCAGGTGGACGGTTTTATTGGTATCTGAAGGGTTTGTGTCTAAGGGGCGCTGCTGGGAATGGCCGGGGTAGTCAAGCTCTACGGTGACAATCTTGCGCTCGGCATCAATACTTTTGATCTGGCTATTGGTGATTGACATTTCAGACCCAGCCCGACCCCTATCCGTTGGACAAACGGCCAGAGAAAAATTGCCCTGGGGCAGGGGATCAACCCTAGTCACATGGCCAATCAGATAGCCGGAGCGATCGAATACAGAACCATTGATCAACTGATGTTCAGGCATGGGTTTGTGCAACGAATACAAAGCAGAAAATTCAATTGACAGCTCCATAGGCAGAACTGCAAAGCTGGGGGCAAAGCTAACGCAATGCCCCACAGAACTTAGGGTATCCACCAGGGGCAGGTCTACTGCCCCTAGTCAGCGATAGCCCGATCGATTCACTCTTACCGCTTCACTTTGGGGTTACCGTCGGTGTCGATGTTGAGTTCTTCGCGGCGTACCTGGTCGCGCAGTCGAACGGTTTCTTGATCCGTTTCCTTGCGGACGTTGACTTCTTCGCGGACAAAGGCCTGCTTATCGACGCTGACCTCATCCTCGTAGACGTCCATGCGGGCTACTTCCTGGTTTTCAAAGGCGTGATCGGTTGCAGCGGCGGGCTGACCTTTCACATCGTGCCGTTCGATGACAACACGCTCTTTGCTGACCGGCTCAGACACTTCAGCGGTTTCGGTTCTGACCTGCTTACCAACTCGCACTTCGCCCACTTTATTGTGGTTGCGGCGAGTGATCAAGCGCTCTTCGTACAGACGCAGGGGGCCTTGGTTGTCCTGATCGCTCAGGCCGTAATAGCCAGGTTCGCGATCGTAATCATAAAGGTTGGCCTTGGTCCGGGCTGTACGTTGACCCGCAGCGTTGCTTTCCAGGGGACGCATGGACTGGTTGTCGGCGTCTAAAGCGCCCATGCGGTTGGCGTCATTAGGGGTGGCGTAGTTATTGCCCAAAAACTGACGGTTGGAACGTCCCTGGGCGATCGGCCGGTACTGGCTGCGTACCTGATCTTCGTAGCGGTCGTCGACCACAGTGCTGTCGTTGTACTCAGGCAGATTTTCGATCTGAGTTTTCGACAGGCCGTTGACGTAAATGCGGGTTTTACCGTAGTCGAAGTTGGCCAGACCAATGGGAAGCAAAACGTTCTTACCAAAGATCCAGGGGCCTGTGTCTACCACTACGTAGCGGAAGCGACCCGAATCGTCCACCAGTAAATCTTTAACGGTACCGACTCGATCATCGCCCTGGGTGTAGATAGAGTAGGAATCGATATCACCCAGCTGGCCATCGGCTAAGGTGTCGCGATAGTCAGGATAATAGTCTTTAAGTCGATGCAAAGGCATAAAAAGCCTCCTTTAATTCGTCTCTTTACAGAATAAAGGGGCCAGCCTGAAGCCTCATCGTCCAATGGAAAGGCAGCGACAACCTCGATAGGTATAGCTTTTCAGCAATCTTGATCGAAGCAAACGTTTAAGTTTTGCTAACAACTGCGATCGCATTTTTCCTTCTAACTACCAATTCTTTCAAACTGAAAAAAAGATATTAAGAATAACAAAATAAAATTTTGCCCTGCGATCGCAGGGTAGCCCATAGAGCGGCAAACAAAAATGGGCCTTTGGGTCAGACGTCACCTCTAGAGGCGACCTGACAGCCAAAAGCCCATTGGTTCAGCTCTCAATCCTGACGGCCTAAGCTGCTACCAGTCCACGATGGCGCAGCAGGGCCTGGGTACTGGGTTCGCGCCCGCGGAAGGCCTTGAACACTTCCATGGGGTGACGGCTGCCCCCCAGGGCCAGCACCGTATCGCGGAAGCGGTGACCCGTAGCGGCGATCGCCTGGTCGTTGTCTAGCCCTGCTTCCTCAAAGGCGGCAAAGGCGTCGGCGCTCAATACCTCAGCCCAGAAGTAGCTGTAGTAGCCCGCCGCGTAGCCGCCCGCAAAGATGTGGGTGAAGGCGCACAGAAAAGCATCCTCGGGCAGTGGCTTGAGAATCGAGGACTGCTCAGCGATGCGTTGGCTAACCTCCATCACCGTCTCGCCGCTGCCGGGGCGGTAGCGGTGGTGCAGTTCAATGTCGGTCCAGCCAAAGCGCACCTGGCGCAGAATGGCGCTGCCGGTCATAAAGGTGCGAGCCGCAACAATTTTCTGGTAGAGGTCTTCGGGCAGGGGCTCGCCGGTTTCCACGTGGCGAGCCAGGGTGAGCAGGGTATTGCGGTGGTAGCACCAGTTCTCCATAAACTGGCTGGGCAGCTCCACCGCATCCCACTCCACATTGTTGATGCCCGCTGCCCCGGTGTAGTCCACCTTCGTCAGCATGTGCTGGAGTCCGTGGCCAAACTCGTGGAACAGGGTTTCCACATCGCGGAAGGTCATCAGGCTGGGCCTGCCGTCCACCGGGGGGGCCTGGTTGCACACCAGGTAGGCCACCGGCAGCCGCACCTGCCCGTTGAGTTTGCCCCGGTTGATGCAGTCATCCATCCAGGCCCCGCCGCGCTTCTCGGCCGGGCGGCTGTAGGGGTCGAGGTAGAAGTGGGCGATGGGGTCACCGCTGCCGTTGAGCACCTGAAAGTAGCGCACGTCGGGATGCCACACCGGGGCTTCGCCGTCGGCAGGGGCAATGGTGACATCGAAAATGCGGTGGGCCAGGGCAAACAGGCCGTCCAGCACCTGGGGCAGCGGGAAATAGGGGCGGAGCTCTTCGTCGTTAAGGCCGTACTTCTCTTCGCGGATGCGCTCGGCCCAAAAAGCCGTATCCCAGTGGGTGAGGTTGTCGGCTTCGGCGGCGCCCTTGGCGGCAGCGAACGCCTTCAGCTCCTCTAGTTCTTTGACGGCGGTGTCGTAGCTGGCGACGCGCAACTCATCCATCAGCTTGTCGATCGACTCCACTGAGGGGGCCATCTTGCGGGCCAGGCTCAGATCGGCGTAAGTGGCGTAGCCCAGCAGATTGGCCATTTCGTGGCGCAGCTCCAGAATCTTTTCGATGTTGGGGCTGTTGTCGAGATCACCCTCGGAGGCGCGGGTGACAAAGGCGCGATAAAGCTGCTCTCGCAGGTCCCGGCGGCGGCTGTGCTGCATAAATGGCCCAAAGCTGGGGTAGTCAAGGGTGATGCGCCAGGGACCGGCAGCGGCGGTGGCTCCTTCTTCACCGGCCTCCCGCGCGAGCTGGGCAGCTAAGGCCAGCAGGCTGGGGGGCAGGCCGTCGATCTCCTCAGGGGTGGTGAGGGTGAGGCTAAACGCCTTGGTGGCATCGAGCACGTTGTTGCCAAACCGGGTGGTCAGCTCGGCCAGAGCCTGCTGAATCTCGTTGAACCGCTCTTTGTCTGCCCCTTCCAGGCCAACCCCCGACAGCTCGGCCTCACGGATAGAGGACTCCACAATCCGCTGTTGGGCGGGTTCAAAGCTGGTCCACTGGTCACTGGCGCGCAGCTGCTTAAAGGCTTCGTAGATGGGCTTGCTCTGGCCCAGGCGGGTGGCGAACTGCACCAGGGCGGGCTGCACCTCTTCGTAGGCGGCCCGCAGCTCAGGACTGTTTTTGACTCCCATCAGATGGCCAACAATGCCCCAACTCCAGCCGAGGCGCTCCTCGATACCGGTGAGGGGCTCAACGAGCCCTGACCAGGTGGGGGGGACGTCGGCCTCCAGGGCCTCCAGGGCAACGGCGAGGTCATTGAGCAGAGCGGTAATGCCAGGCACAATGTGGGCCGTCTCAATACTCTCGAAAGGTGGTAAGCCAGCACCGATCAGGAGGGGGTTTTGCACTGTAGTAGCTGTCATGGTCGGGTCATCAATCGTGGTGAGGGACAAGATCTAAAGCCATCGCCAGCCCGAGGGATGCCAGGGGATCTCGGCCAGGCTGCTGAAGCATAAGGAGATTTAAAAGCGTAGTCGTTATGAGTTCACATTATAGCGTATCCCATCGGCGAGATTTGAGCCGAGATTTGCTATGTGCCGCACCCTTTAAATAGTTAGCTGTCAATTACCATAGCCTTTATTTGAAAACTGATCTGTATCTCTAGGGTGGCCTGAGCCTGACCTGACGCTGTCTTGAGGAGGGGATGCTGAAAAGCTCGTTTCGGCGAATTGTCACCGGGATTGTTTTTTTCTCGCTGACGGTGGTGGCGGCGGTGGTCGGCTACATGGTGGCTGGCTGGAATTTTCTCGATGCCATCTACATGGTGGTAATCACGATATTTGGGGTGGGCTATGGCGAAGTTAAGCCCCTCAGTTCGCCAACCCTGAAGGTGTTTACCATTTTTGTCATTATTGCCGGGGCGCTGTCGGTGGCCTACACCGTATCGGGCTTCGTGCAGATGATTACCGAAGGGGAGATTCATCGTGCCCTCAACCTTAAACGTATGAGCAAGGAAATTGAACAACTGGAAGACCATGTCATTATCTGCGGCTTTGGCCGCATTGGTCAGCTGGTGGCCCACAGGCTAAAGGACAGCCGCGAGGCGTTCATCATTCTCGACAGCGATGCCGAACGGGTAGCTCTGGCTCAAGCGCAGGGCTACCTCATCCACCAGGGCGACGCCACCGATGAAACTGCCCTGGAAGCGGTGGGCATTCACCGGGCTAAATCCCTGGCTACGGTGCTGCCCAACGACGCCGCCAATGTGTTCATTACCCTGACAGCCAGGGAGATGAACCCCAGTTTGATGATTTTGGCCCGGGGCGAAATGCCTACCACCGAGAAAAAACTACGCCTGGCCGGGGCCGACCATGTGGTGCTGCCCGCCAGCATCAGCGCCCTGCGGATGGCCCACCTGATCTCCCACCCTTCGGCGGTAGACTTTTTGTCGCAAACCGACGGTCACCAGGGGCTAAACGAGTTTCTGGCGGAACTGGACATTCAGCTCAACGAGCTGGTGATCGGAGCTAATTCCCCGCTGATCGGCGGCACCATTGGCGACATTGAACTCAAGGGCCAGGGTTCCTTTATCACCGTCGCGCTGCGGCGGGGCGATGGGGAGGTGGTGATTCATCCCAGTCGGGCCACCTACCTGGCCCAGGGCGACTCGATTATTTTGATGGGCCATCAGGGGGATATGCCCAGCTTTGCCCAGCAGAGCGCGCTGAAGCGGGAGATGCGGTATCGGGGGGCGAGGGTGAGGTAGGGAGTGGATGGGTAGGGGGTGGATAATATTTTCTTACCCCTCACCCATCCACCCATCCACCCCTCACTCCCTCACTCGCTGGGAATCAAGACCGTAACGGCGGCGATCGCCACGTACATGTCGTCGTTCCTGTCGTCTAGCTCAGGGATGGCGCGTCCGGCCACTACCATGCCGCCCTCTTTGAGTACCAGAGTTTTTTGGCCAAAGGGCAGCACCGCCAGCACCTCCTCCTGTCGCACCTGGTCGGGAAAGGGGACGGCAACCTGTACCTCGACGATCATTTCGTTGGGGTGGCTAAGCCCGGCTACTTCCCAGACGCCGGGCAGGGCATTGTGGGCGATCGCATTGCGTACCGCGCGGGCGGCGGCCACCGTGGGCTCCTGCCCGTGCTGGTCAACGCCCATCCCCATTTCAATAATCAGCCGCTTGTGAGCCACAGTACATCCCTCTTGGTGTGCTTTGGTTGGAAGCCAGACATGAGCGCCAGAAGTAAGGACCGAGTGGGCTACCCTGAGCTCGCCGCTACGAGCATATCAAGCTTTGAGTGCTTGCGCCGGGGATAGAAAGCTGGCTCAGGTCTTCCTATCAGTTTCCTATACTGTTCTTTTACTTTGGTACTGTGGCCGTCGCAGGAATTCTGTATTCCAATTCTGGCTTGGTTTGAGGCGAAGGGTTCTTCAGAAGAATTGAAAGGGTATGTTAATGCCTGGAAAATCTATTCTCCTGATTGAGTTTGAGCCGGGTTTGCGGGATATTTTGAGCGGCTGTCTGGGTGAACTTGGCGACTGGAATGTCACGCTATCTAGCTCGATTCGAGAGGCTCTAAAGCTCTGCGGAATCCACCGCCCTGACGTTATCTTGCTCGATGCGTCGGCGATTGAAGACGATGTTTTGATTTTAGTGGAGCAGCTAAAACAGTACGCCGTTCATCAGGCCGTGCCCATCCTGTTGCTAAGCTCAAAGGCTAACTGGTTCACCCTAAAAGAGTTTAATCAGATGGGCTTTTGTGGGGCGATTGGCAAGCCGTTCAACCCATCTACGCTGTCTTGCCAAGTTTCTCGACTGATCCAATCATGGCATGCCTGAATTCGATTGCCAGCGATGGCTAAAGCGAATTTAGGCTCAAGGTTGGGTTTGGGCGGGGCTTTGCTGATGGTGTATTGGCTGTCAGATAACTGTTTTGAACGCCGACTGAAGTCCGATGCTGGCTTCGCTTTTTCTCAAAAAATGCTACTTAGGAGAATGCTATGTCTACGTTAACGGTGTGGAAGTTCAACAACCCTGAAGGAGCCGAAAAGGCCCTGGCCAAGCTGGGCGATCTGCAAAAGCAGGAGGTGATCAAGGTGCTGGATGCCGCCGTGGTGTCTTGGCCGGTGGGTCGCAGCAAGCCCAAGACCAACCAGGCCGTCAGCACAGTTGGTGTGGGTGCCCTGGGCGGTGCCTTTTGGGGCATGCTCTTTGGCCTGATTTTCCTGGTACCGCTGTTTGGCATGATTGTCGGTGCTGCGGCAGGAGCCTTGTCGGGCTCCTTTACCGACTACGGCATCAATGACGACTTTATCAAAAGTCTGCGCGACAAGGTCACCGAAGGCACCTCCGCCCTATTTTTACTTACCGGCCAGGTGACTGTAGATAAGGTGAGTGAAGCCTTTGCCCCTGACGAGATGGGTGAGCTGATCCAGTCGAACCTGAGTACTGAGCAGGAGGCTAAGCTGCGCGAAGATTTCGGCGCTGAGCTGTAGGACGTGTCAGCCTGGGCCAAGCCTTTAGCTCCCAATGGACTCTGGTGCTGCTGGTTTGGTGCTTGGCCTTTCAAAGGCTAATTGATGACAGCCTACGGCACAAGCGCGGCAATGGTGACGGCGGTCCAGCTAATAGTAGGGCTTTGGGAGGGTGCGATCGCGCCCTCCCAAAGTTGCATGCGCCTGCAAGATGCTCTGCCCAACCCGCTGCGCTGGACTAGCGGCCTGAAATGAGACGCCATCCCGGTTGGACGGGCGCTGGCACTGACCCATGTCAACATTTGCCCTCAGGTCTCAGCCGC from Leptolyngbya sp. KIOST-1 encodes:
- a CDS encoding TatA/E family twin arginine-targeting protein translocase, with the protein product MNVFGVGLPEMALILVLALLVFGPKKLPEIGRSLGKAIKGFQDASREFEEEFKKEAQQIEKAVAAPMKATLEPDSQKVLTPPEPAAEVQPAAAMETSTADIPGSEASPPAPVEVGDASGAETAAEASENDSPA
- the pth gene encoding aminoacyl-tRNA hydrolase — translated: MAEAPSSPLPCLIVGLGNPGDKYAGTRHNIGFEVVDRLSKLWAVSLKQERRFQAEYGTGFGPSREKVYLLKPLTYMNRSGQSIRAAMDWLKLSPAQVLVVYDDMDLPVGRLRLRLSGSAGGHNGMKSAIAHLGTQDFPRLRVGIGAATRAGESDKGVVSHVLGNFSKVERATMDAVVDTSLRALEKALTDGVEKAMSLYNPLDLSDGS
- a CDS encoding DUF2382 domain-containing protein, coding for MPEHQLINGSVFDRSGYLIGHVTRVDPLPQGNFSLAVCPTDRGRAGSEMSITNSQIKSIDAERKIVTVELDYPGHSQQRPLDTNPSDTNKTVHLVEERLVVNRRRVKVGEVSVRRVVETEVVEVPIRREKLVVETVGSGTPPVEVKLGEPRVLGNAFASDRSLDNSIDSRADALTASGNLTTIRDAISFLESATTLDNHCEKIRVYISLNQETGLKATVHQFESSEMAIQVLLGLETTLLRQCSSVRLELFLRDDSMLTPYRDQLARYGQPAPAEARPLSVER
- a CDS encoding DUF2382 domain-containing protein — protein: MPLHRLKDYYPDYRDTLADGQLGDIDSYSIYTQGDDRVGTVKDLLVDDSGRFRYVVVDTGPWIFGKNVLLPIGLANFDYGKTRIYVNGLSKTQIENLPEYNDSTVVDDRYEDQVRSQYRPIAQGRSNRQFLGNNYATPNDANRMGALDADNQSMRPLESNAAGQRTARTKANLYDYDREPGYYGLSDQDNQGPLRLYEERLITRRNHNKVGEVRVGKQVRTETAEVSEPVSKERVVIERHDVKGQPAAATDHAFENQEVARMDVYEDEVSVDKQAFVREEVNVRKETDQETVRLRDQVRREELNIDTDGNPKVKR
- a CDS encoding M3 family metallopeptidase, which translates into the protein MTATTVQNPLLIGAGLPPFESIETAHIVPGITALLNDLAVALEALEADVPPTWSGLVEPLTGIEERLGWSWGIVGHLMGVKNSPELRAAYEEVQPALVQFATRLGQSKPIYEAFKQLRASDQWTSFEPAQQRIVESSIREAELSGVGLEGADKERFNEIQQALAELTTRFGNNVLDATKAFSLTLTTPEEIDGLPPSLLALAAQLAREAGEEGATAAAGPWRITLDYPSFGPFMQHSRRRDLREQLYRAFVTRASEGDLDNSPNIEKILELRHEMANLLGYATYADLSLARKMAPSVESIDKLMDELRVASYDTAVKELEELKAFAAAKGAAEADNLTHWDTAFWAERIREEKYGLNDEELRPYFPLPQVLDGLFALAHRIFDVTIAPADGEAPVWHPDVRYFQVLNGSGDPIAHFYLDPYSRPAEKRGGAWMDDCINRGKLNGQVRLPVAYLVCNQAPPVDGRPSLMTFRDVETLFHEFGHGLQHMLTKVDYTGAAGINNVEWDAVELPSQFMENWCYHRNTLLTLARHVETGEPLPEDLYQKIVAARTFMTGSAILRQVRFGWTDIELHHRYRPGSGETVMEVSQRIAEQSSILKPLPEDAFLCAFTHIFAGGYAAGYYSYFWAEVLSADAFAAFEEAGLDNDQAIAATGHRFRDTVLALGGSRHPMEVFKAFRGREPSTQALLRHRGLVAA
- a CDS encoding potassium channel family protein — protein: MLKSSFRRIVTGIVFFSLTVVAAVVGYMVAGWNFLDAIYMVVITIFGVGYGEVKPLSSPTLKVFTIFVIIAGALSVAYTVSGFVQMITEGEIHRALNLKRMSKEIEQLEDHVIICGFGRIGQLVAHRLKDSREAFIILDSDAERVALAQAQGYLIHQGDATDETALEAVGIHRAKSLATVLPNDAANVFITLTAREMNPSLMILARGEMPTTEKKLRLAGADHVVLPASISALRMAHLISHPSAVDFLSQTDGHQGLNEFLAELDIQLNELVIGANSPLIGGTIGDIELKGQGSFITVALRRGDGEVVIHPSRATYLAQGDSIILMGHQGDMPSFAQQSALKREMRYRGARVR
- a CDS encoding Lin0512 family protein, whose product is MAHKRLIIEMGMGVDQHGQEPTVAAARAVRNAIAHNALPGVWEVAGLSHPNEMIVEVQVAVPFPDQVRQEEVLAVLPFGQKTLVLKEGGMVVAGRAIPELDDRNDDMYVAIAAVTVLIPSE
- a CDS encoding response regulator — its product is MPGKSILLIEFEPGLRDILSGCLGELGDWNVTLSSSIREALKLCGIHRPDVILLDASAIEDDVLILVEQLKQYAVHQAVPILLLSSKANWFTLKEFNQMGFCGAIGKPFNPSTLSCQVSRLIQSWHA
- a CDS encoding DUF1269 domain-containing protein, which gives rise to MSTLTVWKFNNPEGAEKALAKLGDLQKQEVIKVLDAAVVSWPVGRSKPKTNQAVSTVGVGALGGAFWGMLFGLIFLVPLFGMIVGAAAGALSGSFTDYGINDDFIKSLRDKVTEGTSALFLLTGQVTVDKVSEAFAPDEMGELIQSNLSTEQEAKLREDFGAEL